In Solanum pennellii chromosome 3, SPENNV200, a single window of DNA contains:
- the LOC107013452 gene encoding subtilisin-like protease SBT3.4 isoform X4: protein MGRRQHDDVELATSAHHQLLTSVLGSQKAARDSIIYSYKHGFSGFAARLTKSQAKKIAELPDVVHVVPNHFFKLHTTRSWDYLGLSESSPPTNLLHEANMGDGIIIGVLDTGIWPESEAFNDKGLGPIPSRWKGHCQSGDKFDPATACNRKLIGAKYYLKGFEAEAGRPAIKDPDFLRFDIASPRDRDGHGTHTSSTAGGSFTPNASYHGLGYGTVKGGAPKARIAMYKVCWNWLIGGCTFADTMMAIDEAIHDGVDILSISLGLEIPLYADIDMRNGIAFASFHAVIKGITVICSGGNEGPYPQTVVNISPWILTVAASSIDRSFPTLITLGNNQTFSGQSMYTGKETGFIGIAHPEISELEDTRFCNNLNTNDTWAAGKVVLCFIVKGDELYLPFTQQVVQEVGGLGLIVAKNPTRDLNDLTFDFPCIEVNFDVGSQLLNYIRYSRKPQVKLIPTRTHVGQPVSTHLASFSSRGPNSVAPAILKPDIAAPGVNILAAVLPADTPYKFESGTSMAAPHVSGIVALLKSLHPHWSPAAIKSALVTTAWVTDPHSGEPVISEGNPNKLADPFDFGGGLVNANGAKDPGLVYDMGTFDYILYLCSMGYNNSAISMLIDQAASCPIKRPSILDVNLPSLTIPSLRKTVTVRRTVTNVGPVNSKYKAIIEPPLGITIKVKPETLIFNSSTKKISFTLTISTSHKYTTYYYFGSLTWTDGVHRVRSPISVRNEFPELVC from the exons ATGGGAAGAAGGCAACACGATGATGTTGAACTCGCAACATCAGCTCACCATCAATTACTTACTTCAGTACTGGGAAG TCAAAAAGCTGCAAGAGATTCAATCATCTATAGTTATAAACATGGTTTCTCTGGCTTTGCAGCCAGGTTAACGAAATCTCAAGCCAAAAAGATAGCAG AGTTACCTGATGTGGTCCATGTGGTTCCTAATCATTTCTTCAAATTGCACACAACAAGAAGTTGGGATTATCTTGGCCTTTCCGAATCTTCTCCTCCAACTAACCTCCTTCATGAAGCCAACATGGGCGATGGTATCATCATAGGAGTCCTTGATACAG GAATATGGCCAGAAAGTGAAGCATTCAATGACAAAGGCCTAGGGCCAATCCCTTCAAGATGGAAGGGCCATTGTCAGTCTGGTGATAAATTTGATCCAGCTACGGCATGTAACAGGAAACTAATTGGAGCAAAGTACTATCTAAAGGGTTTTGAAGCAGAGGCTGGACGGCCAGCAATCAAAGATCCTGATTTTCTCAGGTTTGACATTGCGTCACCAAGGGATAGAGATGGACATGGCACCCACACATCAAGCACTGCTGGTGGCTCGTTCACACCAAATGCAAGTTACCATGGACTTGGTTATGGTACAGTTAAGGGTGGTGCACCCAAGGCTCGGATTGCTATGTACAAGGTGTGCTGGAATTGGCTTATAGGAGGATGTACCTTTGCTGATACAATGATGGCTATTGATGAAGCAATTCATGATGGAGTTGATATTTTATCCATATCCCTTGGCTTAGAAATACCTCTGTACGCTGATATTGATATGCGCAATGGCATTGCTTTTGCATCCTTCCATGCTGTCATTAAGGGGATTACAGTTATTTGTTCAGGAGGAAACGAAGGGCCATATCCCCAAACTGTAGTGAATATATCACCATGGATCCTAACTGTGGCAGCTTCAAGTATTGATAGGTCATTTCCCACACTCATTACATTAGGCAATAATCAGACTTTTTCT GGTCAATCCATGTATACTGGAAAGGAGACTGGATTTATCGGCATTGCACATCCAGAAATCTCTGAGCTTGAAGATACACG CTTTTGCAACAACTTGAATACAAATGATACATGGGCGGCTGGAAAAGTAGTGCTTTGCTTCATTGTTAAAGGAGATGAGTTGTATTTGCCATTTACTCAACAAGTTGTCCAGGAGGTTGGAGGCTTGGGATTGATTGTTGCGAAGAACCCAACCAGAGATCTGAACGATTTAACGTTTGACTTTCCatgtattgaagttaattttgATGTTGGCTCTCAATTGCTCAATTACATCAGATACTCCAG GAAACCACAAGTAAAGCTGATTCCTACACGAACTCATGTTGGGCAACCTGTTTCAACACATCTTGCTTCCTTCTCATCCCGAGGTCCCAATTCTGTTGCCCCTGCCATACTTAAG CCAGATATAGCAGCTCCAGGAGTCAATATATTGGCTGCTGTTCTTCCTGCAGACACTCCATACAAGTTTGAATCAGGAACATCCATGGCAGCTCCTCACGTGTCTGGCATTGTTGCCTTGCTCAAGTCCCTGCACCCACATTGGTCTCCAGCTGCTATCAAGTCTGCACTCGTTACAACAG CATGGGTAACAGATCCTCATTCCGGGGAACCAGTTATATCTGAGGGAAATCCAAACAAGCTTGCTGATCCATTTGATTTCGGTGGTGGACTCGTGAACGCAAATGGTGCAAAAGATCCTGGCCTAGTCTATGATATGGGAACCTTTGACTACATTCTTTATTTGTGCTCAATGGGCTATAACAATAGTGCCATCAGTATGCTCATTGATCAAGCTGCATCTTGTCCAATCAAGAGACCTTCAATTCTTGATGTTAATCTTCCTTCTCTAACCATACCAAGTCTCAGGAAAACAGTTACTGTTAGAAGAACCGTCACCAATGTTGGACCAGTGAACTCCAAATATAAAGCCATCATTGAACCTCCACTTGGCATTACCATAAAAGTAAAGCCTGAAACTTTGATATTCAACTCTAGCACCAAGAAAATCTCATTCACTCTCACCATTTCAACCAGCCACAAATACACCACATACTATTATTTCGGGAGCTTAACTTGGACTGACGGGGTGCACCGAGTAAGAAGTCCTATATCTGTGAGAAACGAGTTTCCAGAACTTGTTTGCTAG